One window of Bos indicus isolate NIAB-ARS_2022 breed Sahiwal x Tharparkar chromosome 18, NIAB-ARS_B.indTharparkar_mat_pri_1.0, whole genome shotgun sequence genomic DNA carries:
- the MARVELD3 gene encoding MARVEL domain-containing protein 3 isoform X1 yields the protein MEQTSGTRESRARPRERDPDRHPRPEPDRHPERQRDRSGDRHRERNGGGRRDGDRDRERNRQPRQDRPRAGDHRGGEQRVWENSRQSRTRDGPRRPTWDAAPPPWPATLETPEPPPLRKEGLGRRGPESEPTSGRYALSNPRPGLQEVVYYQSEAEGLLECHKCRYLCTGRGVIQIVEVILNGMVLMCIVASYFVLAGFSASFASGGGFGNNYYSPFEGTELEQVRQLDQQYTILRAPLIYGGVAVSLGLGVLTLGVLLQGAKSLHKLPGKWLLLEAAFSLLAAVGYCVGISIYLHAALQINATDTCRTRERVYARKGLTWMNCQLAGTDGAAATFACLLVVMYGASVVLALRSYREQKQYKDSQEQQRNYNDAPEYVWSGVL from the exons ATGGAACAGACGTCGGGGACTCGCGAGTCCCGGGCCCGGCCGAGAGAGCGCGACCCAGACCGGCATCCCCGCCCGGAACCAGACCGCCACCCCGAGAGACAGCGGGACAGATCCGGGGACCGGCACAGGGAGAGAAACGGGGGCGGGCGGAGGGACGGGGACCGGGACAGGGAGAGGAACCGGCAACCTCGCCAGGACAGGCCCAGGGCCGGGGACCATCGCGGCGGCGAACAAAGAGTTTGGGAAAACTCCCGCCAGAGTCGGACGCGGGACGGACCCCGGCGGCCGACCTGGGACGCGGCCCCGCCCCCCTGGCCCGCGACGTTGGAAACCCCGGAGCCACCGCCCCTGCGGAAGGAGGGCCTCGGACGCCGAGGACCCGAAAG TGAACCCACTTCAGGGAGATACGCACTCTCGAACCCCCGGCCTGGACTACAGGAAGTGGTATATTACCAGTCAGAGGCTGAAGGGCTCCTGGAATGCCACAAGTGCAGATACCTGTGCACCGGGAGAG GTGTGATAcagatagtggaggtgatactGAATGGGATGGTTCTCATGTGTATCGTGGCCTCCTACTTTGTCCTGGCCGGATTCAGCGCCAGCTTTGCCAGCGGCGGCGGCTTTGGGAACAACTATTACTCGCCATTTGAGGGCACCGAGCTGGAGCAGGTTCGGCAGCTGGACCAGCAGTACACAATCCTCCGGGCACCCCTGATATACGGCGGCGTGGCTGTTTCTCTGGGGCTCGGTGTCCTCACCTTGGGTGTTTTACTCCAAGGAGCCAAAAGTCTACACAAACTGCCGGGGAAGTGGCTCCTCCTGGAGGCTGCCTTCAGCCTCCTGGCGGCAGTGGGCTACTGCGTGGGCATCAGCATTTACCTCCACGCAGCCTTGCAGATCAATGCCACAGACACTTGCAGGACAAGAGAGAGGGTCTATGCCCGCAAGGGTCTCACCTGGATGAACTGCCAGCTGGCAGGCACTGATGGAGCGGCTGCCACCTTTGCTTGTCTTCTGGTGGTGATGTATGGCGCCAGCGTGGTGCTGGCCCTGAGGAGCTACCGAGAACAGAAGCAGTACAAGGACAGCCAGGAACAGCAGAGAAATTACAATGATGCACCAGAATACGTGTGGTCTGGAGTACTCTGA
- the MARVELD3 gene encoding MARVEL domain-containing protein 3 isoform X2, translated as MEQTSGTRESRARPRERDPDRHPRPEPDRHPERQRDRSGDRHRERNGGGRRDGDRDRERNRQPRQDRPRAGDHRGGEQRVWENSRQSRTRDGPRRPTWDAAPPPWPATLETPEPPPLRKEGLGRRGPESEPTSGRYALSNPRPGLQEVVYYQSEAEGLLECHKCRYLCTGRACCQMLEVLLNLLILACSSVSYSSTGGFTGITSLGGIYYYQYGGAYSGFSGADGEKAQQLDIQFYQLKLPTVTVAMACSGAFMAFCCLLLILGVLRVPWHCPPLLVIEGVLHMLIAGAYIPALYFYFHNLSAAYASPVCKEREALYQSKGYSGFSCSFHGGDIGAGIFAALGIGVFAVGAALAIRGYQKVRKLKEKPAEMLAF; from the exons ATGGAACAGACGTCGGGGACTCGCGAGTCCCGGGCCCGGCCGAGAGAGCGCGACCCAGACCGGCATCCCCGCCCGGAACCAGACCGCCACCCCGAGAGACAGCGGGACAGATCCGGGGACCGGCACAGGGAGAGAAACGGGGGCGGGCGGAGGGACGGGGACCGGGACAGGGAGAGGAACCGGCAACCTCGCCAGGACAGGCCCAGGGCCGGGGACCATCGCGGCGGCGAACAAAGAGTTTGGGAAAACTCCCGCCAGAGTCGGACGCGGGACGGACCCCGGCGGCCGACCTGGGACGCGGCCCCGCCCCCCTGGCCCGCGACGTTGGAAACCCCGGAGCCACCGCCCCTGCGGAAGGAGGGCCTCGGACGCCGAGGACCCGAAAG TGAACCCACTTCAGGGAGATACGCACTCTCGAACCCCCGGCCTGGACTACAGGAAGTGGTATATTACCAGTCAGAGGCTGAAGGGCTCCTGGAATGCCACAAGTGCAGATACCTGTGCACCGGGAGAG CCTGCTGCCAAATGCTGGAGGTTCTCCTGAACTTGCTGATCCTGGCCTGCAGCTCTGTGTCTTACAGTTCCACGGGGGGCTTCACGGGCATCACCAGCCTGGGGGGAATTTACTACTACCAGTATGGAGGGGCTTACAGTGGTTTCAGTGGTGCTGACGGGGAGAAAGCGCAGCAGTTGGACATTCAGTTCTACCAGCTAAAGCTGCCCACGGTCACTGTGGCGATGGCCTGCAGCGGAGCCTTCATGGCcttctgctgcctcctcctcatCCTGGGCGTTCTGCGGGTGCCGTGGCACTGCCCCCCATTGCTGGTGATTGAAGGTGTGCTGCACATGCTTATTGCCGGGGCATACATCCCGGCCTTGTACTTCTATTTCCACAACCTCTCAGCTGCCTACGCCTCTCCCGTGTGCAAGGAGAGGGAGGCGCTGTACCAGAGCAAAGGATACAGTGGCTTCAGTTGCAGTTTCCATGGGGGAGACATTGGTGCTGGAATCTTTGCTGCCCTGGGCATTGGGGTCTTTGCAGTGGGGGCCGCGCTGGCCATCAGGGGTTACCAAAAGGTCAGAAAGCTGAAGGAGAAGCCTGCAGAAATGTTGGCGTTTTag